In Hoeflea ulvae, one genomic interval encodes:
- a CDS encoding XdhC family protein: MDLQLLTQLNAARRNRQAAILLTDLGDGGSRLILKGDPVTGDLGTAVAKAFLSARSGIVEADGQRLFLNVHVPSPRMVIIGAVHISQALAPMAQMAGFDVRVIDPRTAFATPARFSDVDLVADWPEDALEDQPIDAFTALVAVTHDPKIDDWPLTSALNAEAFYVGALGSRKTHGRRVERLTAAGLDARQIGRIAAPIGLDIGAQSPAEIAVAILAQVIAALRRPTDPAQEQPSSPAAGSPVR; encoded by the coding sequence ATGGACCTGCAACTGCTCACACAGCTCAATGCGGCGCGGCGCAACCGGCAGGCGGCGATCTTGCTCACCGACCTCGGCGACGGTGGCAGCCGGCTGATCCTGAAGGGTGACCCGGTAACGGGCGATCTGGGGACGGCAGTCGCCAAGGCCTTCCTTTCGGCCAGGTCCGGCATTGTCGAAGCCGATGGACAGCGGCTCTTTCTCAATGTGCATGTGCCGTCGCCGCGCATGGTGATCATCGGCGCTGTGCATATTTCGCAAGCGCTGGCGCCGATGGCGCAGATGGCGGGATTTGACGTTCGGGTGATCGATCCGCGCACTGCATTTGCCACGCCGGCGCGGTTCTCGGATGTCGATCTGGTTGCCGACTGGCCCGAGGATGCGCTCGAGGACCAGCCCATCGATGCGTTCACAGCACTTGTCGCCGTCACTCATGACCCCAAGATCGACGACTGGCCGCTGACCAGTGCGCTCAATGCGGAGGCGTTCTATGTCGGGGCGCTGGGCTCGCGCAAGACCCATGGACGGCGGGTGGAACGGCTGACGGCAGCCGGGCTCGACGCGCGCCAGATTGGCCGGATTGCCGCCCCGATCGGGCTTGATATCGGGGCGCAGAGCCCGGCCGAGATTGCCGTGGCGATCCTGGCGCAGGTGATTGCGGCTTTGCGACGCCCGACGGACCCTGCACAGGAGCAACCGTCGTCTCCAGCGGCAGGCAGTCCGGTGCGATGA
- a CDS encoding XdhC family protein, whose translation MTTPIPGQTLDDQLDPLTLAERWMADGRKVAVATVIETWGSAPRPVGSHLVIDADGNFSGSVSGGCVEGAVISEAAEVISSGEPKMLEFGVADETAWQVGLSCGGKIQVYLERIV comes from the coding sequence ATGACAACTCCGATCCCCGGACAGACCCTGGACGACCAACTTGATCCGCTGACGCTGGCGGAGCGCTGGATGGCGGATGGCCGCAAGGTCGCTGTCGCCACGGTGATCGAGACCTGGGGCTCGGCACCTCGGCCGGTGGGATCGCATCTGGTGATTGACGCCGACGGCAATTTCAGTGGTTCGGTGTCGGGTGGCTGTGTCGAAGGCGCGGTGATTTCGGAAGCCGCCGAGGTGATTTCCAGCGGCGAGCCAAAAATGCTCGAATTCGGTGTCGCCGACGAGACCGCCTGGCAGGTCGGGCTGTCCTGTGGCGGCAAGATCCAGGTCTATCTGGAACGGATCGTCTGA
- a CDS encoding vWA domain-containing protein: MEQAAHPDGADAADGRLVHNIVFFARVLRKAGMKVGPAAVRDAVEAVQIAGIGSREEFYWILHSVFVKRREDHQVFDQAFRLYWRSRDLVAKMIAMFSPVAIENRQREKLKAGETRVSQALFEGHEKQRPPEDKPIIDIDARETTSGNEVLRQQDFAQMSALELAAAKRAIAGLALPFDQVETRRYKPSSTPKRIDPRATMRAAMRTGGDLILPRFRKRRKVHPPLVIIADISGSMSQYTRIFLHFMHVISEKRRGVHTFLFGTRLTNITRQMRNKDPDEAVDQCTGAVKDWSGGTRIGEALRLFNRQWSRRVLGQGAVVILITDGLERDSIEELDTEIDRLHRSCRRLIWLNPLLRFDGFEARARGVRTMLAHVDEFRAVHSIEAMADLVAALGETGSAKADPRRYL, from the coding sequence ATGGAGCAAGCCGCCCACCCGGATGGCGCAGACGCCGCGGATGGCCGCCTGGTGCACAACATCGTCTTTTTCGCCCGGGTGCTGCGCAAGGCGGGGATGAAGGTCGGGCCGGCGGCGGTGCGCGATGCGGTCGAGGCGGTGCAGATTGCCGGGATCGGCAGCCGCGAAGAATTCTACTGGATCCTGCATTCGGTCTTCGTCAAGCGGCGCGAGGATCATCAGGTTTTCGACCAGGCTTTCAGGCTGTATTGGCGCTCGCGTGATCTGGTGGCAAAGATGATCGCCATGTTCTCGCCGGTGGCGATAGAAAACCGGCAGCGCGAAAAACTCAAGGCCGGGGAGACCCGGGTCAGCCAGGCGCTGTTTGAAGGCCATGAGAAGCAGCGTCCGCCGGAAGACAAGCCGATCATCGACATCGATGCGCGGGAGACGACCTCGGGCAACGAGGTGCTGCGCCAGCAGGACTTTGCCCAGATGAGCGCGCTTGAACTGGCCGCGGCGAAGCGGGCGATTGCCGGGCTGGCGCTGCCATTCGACCAGGTCGAGACCCGGCGCTACAAGCCATCCTCGACACCGAAACGGATTGACCCGCGCGCCACCATGCGCGCGGCCATGCGGACCGGGGGTGATCTGATCCTGCCGCGGTTCCGCAAACGCCGCAAGGTGCATCCGCCGCTGGTCATCATCGCCGATATTTCCGGATCGATGAGCCAGTACACGCGGATCTTTCTGCATTTCATGCATGTGATCAGCGAAAAGCGCCGCGGGGTGCACACCTTCCTGTTCGGCACGCGGCTGACCAACATCACCCGGCAGATGCGCAACAAGGATCCCGACGAGGCGGTGGACCAGTGCACCGGCGCGGTCAAGGACTGGTCGGGCGGCACCCGTATCGGCGAGGCGCTCCGCCTGTTCAACCGGCAATGGTCACGCCGGGTGTTGGGGCAAGGCGCCGTGGTGATCCTGATCACCGACGGGCTCGAGCGCGATTCGATCGAGGAACTCGACACCGAGATCGACCGTCTGCACCGGTCCTGCCGGCGGCTGATCTGGCTCAATCCGCTGCTGCGGTTCGATGGTTTCGAAGCGCGGGCGCGCGGGGTTCGCACCATGCTAGCCCATGTCGATGAATTCCGCGCCGTGCACAGCATCGAGGCGATGGCCGATCTTGTCGCAGCGCTTGGCGAGACCGGTTCCGCGAAAGCCGATCCACGCCGCTATCTGTAA
- a CDS encoding AAA family ATPase codes for MSISNPLPTSIDETRALLSSQGYVSSKALATVLFLSLRMQRPLFLEGEAGVGKTEIAKVLSNALDRPLIRLQCYEGLDVSSAVYEWNYPAQMLEIRLAEATGEDDRSAIERSIFSEKHLIRRPVLQALEGTGGRAPVFLIDELDRTDEAFEAFLLEILSDYQVTIPELGTIKADEPPIVIITTNRTREIHDALKRRCLYHWVDYPSAEVELEIVRLKVPGCHEELSRQVVAYVQKLRQMDLFKSPGVAETIDWATALTELDRLALDPETVSDTLGTLLKYQDDIARIEGSAGRELLSEVKAELAQGL; via the coding sequence ATGTCGATATCCAATCCGTTGCCGACTTCCATCGATGAAACCCGCGCGCTGCTTTCGAGCCAGGGCTACGTCTCCAGCAAGGCGCTGGCGACGGTGCTGTTCCTCAGCCTGCGGATGCAGCGGCCGCTGTTTCTCGAAGGCGAGGCCGGTGTCGGCAAGACCGAAATTGCCAAGGTACTGTCGAACGCGCTGGACCGGCCGCTGATTCGGCTGCAGTGCTATGAGGGGCTGGACGTGTCCTCTGCGGTCTATGAGTGGAACTATCCGGCGCAGATGCTGGAAATCCGGCTGGCCGAAGCGACCGGTGAGGATGACCGTTCGGCAATCGAGCGGTCGATATTCTCGGAAAAGCACCTGATCCGGCGTCCGGTGCTGCAGGCGCTCGAAGGTACAGGCGGCCGTGCGCCGGTGTTCCTGATCGACGAACTTGACCGGACCGACGAGGCGTTCGAGGCGTTTTTGCTGGAAATCCTGTCGGACTACCAGGTCACGATCCCCGAACTCGGTACCATCAAGGCCGATGAGCCGCCGATCGTCATCATCACCACCAACCGCACCCGCGAGATCCATGACGCCTTGAAGCGGCGCTGCCTGTATCACTGGGTGGACTATCCCAGTGCCGAGGTCGAGCTCGAAATTGTCCGGCTCAAGGTGCCCGGCTGCCACGAGGAACTGTCGCGCCAGGTCGTGGCCTATGTGCAGAAGCTGAGGCAGATGGACCTGTTCAAGAGCCCCGGTGTCGCCGAAACCATTGACTGGGCGACGGCGCTGACCGAGCTGGACCGGCTGGCGCTTGATCCCGAAACCGTGTCGGACACGCTCGGGACCCTGCTCAAATATCAGGACGACATCGCCCGCATCGAGGGCTCGGCGGGCCGTGAACTGTTGAGCGAAGTGAAGGCCGAGCTGGCTCAGGGGCTCTGA
- a CDS encoding flavin reductase family protein: MARYAGHVQLATTMHDGVRRGVTVTAACSVSDNPGTLLVCLNHSNPHNELFIQSGVFALNTLMAEHQPLAVAFSGVDHLDVDARFALAEWDQITTGAPALIGAATVFDCRLIEAKTVATHTILIGEVIGLRVGPPGPALLYMDRGYHSV; the protein is encoded by the coding sequence ATGGCGCGCTATGCCGGGCATGTGCAGCTTGCCACGACCATGCATGACGGCGTGCGGCGTGGTGTAACGGTCACGGCGGCCTGTTCGGTTTCGGACAATCCGGGCACATTGCTGGTCTGCCTCAACCACTCCAATCCGCACAATGAGCTGTTCATCCAGTCGGGCGTGTTTGCACTCAACACCCTGATGGCCGAGCACCAGCCGCTGGCGGTTGCCTTTTCCGGTGTCGATCACCTTGATGTCGACGCGCGATTCGCGCTGGCCGAATGGGACCAGATCACAACCGGTGCGCCGGCGCTGATCGGGGCCGCCACGGTGTTTGACTGCCGCCTGATCGAGGCCAAGACGGTGGCGACTCACACGATCCTGATCGGCGAGGTCATCGGGCTGCGGGTCGGCCCGCCCGGACCGGCGCTTTTGTATATGGACCGCGGATACCATAGCGTTTAG
- a CDS encoding ABC transporter substrate-binding protein — MMIRSALAGLALALTFLMTAAPVSAQTVRVGIVIPQSGQFKLLGDHVRQAFEVWNAGNPGVFSDVVEGDDGCTEQSGKDAAAAMAEAGVDIVVGFLCTETLAAALPLLTAEGIPVMTLTVRADIIAEEAARLGWKFFRLAPRAGSEADIAADAIFRLWADQPFALIEDGAISGRELVEAIRIQLENRGLKPTFVDNYRPGQATQPSLMRRLKSAGVSRVFVGGERADLAVIAYEADYQSVPLKFMGGDALNAPEGENPIPEGTIAVLAAAATSGPEDQAARDAFAGHGLIAEGLRIPAYAAAEIIGAAATRMTYGETSLQDLLGQTTFSTALGPVTFEPDGERREPGFVLAILEDGSFRRLSIEDTAALAGDSN, encoded by the coding sequence ATGATGATCCGTTCTGCACTTGCCGGTCTGGCGCTCGCCCTGACCTTCCTGATGACCGCCGCGCCTGTCAGCGCGCAAACCGTGCGCGTCGGCATCGTCATTCCCCAGTCCGGGCAGTTCAAGCTGCTGGGCGATCATGTCCGCCAGGCCTTCGAGGTGTGGAACGCAGGCAATCCGGGTGTGTTCAGCGATGTCGTCGAAGGCGATGACGGCTGCACCGAGCAATCGGGCAAGGATGCGGCCGCAGCCATGGCCGAGGCCGGTGTCGATATCGTCGTCGGGTTCCTGTGCACCGAAACCCTTGCCGCAGCGCTGCCGCTGCTGACCGCGGAGGGCATTCCGGTGATGACCCTGACGGTCCGCGCCGACATCATCGCCGAAGAGGCGGCGCGGCTGGGCTGGAAATTCTTTCGCCTCGCGCCGCGGGCCGGGTCCGAGGCCGACATTGCCGCCGATGCCATTTTCCGCCTCTGGGCCGACCAGCCTTTCGCGCTGATCGAGGACGGCGCCATTTCCGGCCGTGAACTGGTAGAGGCGATCCGCATCCAGCTCGAGAACCGCGGGCTCAAGCCGACTTTCGTCGACAATTACCGGCCCGGACAGGCAACCCAGCCAAGCCTGATGCGGCGGCTCAAATCCGCCGGCGTCTCCCGCGTCTTTGTCGGCGGCGAACGCGCCGACCTGGCGGTGATCGCCTATGAGGCCGATTACCAGAGCGTTCCGCTCAAATTCATGGGCGGCGACGCGCTCAATGCGCCGGAAGGCGAAAATCCGATTCCCGAGGGAACCATCGCCGTGCTGGCAGCCGCCGCCACATCCGGTCCGGAGGACCAGGCTGCCCGCGACGCCTTTGCCGGCCACGGCCTGATCGCCGAAGGGTTGCGCATTCCCGCCTATGCGGCGGCGGAAATCATCGGCGCGGCCGCGACCCGCATGACCTATGGCGAAACCAGCCTGCAGGACCTGCTCGGCCAGACCACATTTTCCACCGCGCTTGGACCGGTGACATTCGAACCTGATGGCGAACGCCGCGAGCCGGGCTTCGTGCTCGCCATTCTCGAGGACGGCAGTTTCCGGCGGCTGAGCATCGAGGATACCGCGGCCCTGGCCGGAGACAGCAATTGA
- a CDS encoding DUF2259 domain-containing protein: protein MPALRHLLFAVIALSFEAGAATAGEFAEFRPIGFSQDGKVFAFEEFGIQDGSGFAFANRFFIDTTDDSFLPSSTVRIVIKDDPGSIGDARARAAAQSATLEARYRFADTPGTFAAFNPLSNLDGAAHLLRYTAFSMVPQPFAPYAVTLQEKPLPPSALCEAFSDRSVGFRLELAEINGEPASLVLHDDKSVPQSRGCPTGYRIGGALTHLADGVSTHVVLVLVRSLGFEGENGRWIAVTRRLE, encoded by the coding sequence ATGCCAGCCCTACGCCATTTGCTGTTTGCCGTCATTGCCTTGAGCTTCGAGGCCGGTGCTGCGACCGCCGGGGAATTTGCGGAATTCCGGCCCATCGGCTTTTCACAGGACGGCAAGGTCTTCGCGTTTGAGGAATTCGGCATTCAGGACGGATCCGGCTTTGCCTTTGCCAACCGCTTCTTCATCGACACCACCGATGATTCGTTCCTGCCCTCATCCACCGTGCGCATCGTCATCAAGGACGATCCCGGCTCCATCGGCGACGCCCGGGCCAGGGCTGCGGCGCAGTCGGCAACGCTGGAGGCCCGATACAGGTTTGCGGACACACCCGGCACTTTCGCCGCCTTCAATCCGCTTTCCAATCTTGATGGCGCGGCCCATCTCTTGCGCTACACGGCCTTCTCCATGGTACCGCAGCCCTTCGCCCCCTATGCGGTGACCCTGCAGGAAAAGCCGCTGCCGCCCTCGGCGCTCTGCGAGGCCTTCAGCGACCGCTCCGTCGGCTTCCGGCTGGAACTGGCCGAGATCAATGGCGAACCCGCCTCGCTGGTGCTTCACGACGACAAGTCGGTGCCGCAAAGCCGCGGCTGCCCGACCGGTTACCGCATCGGCGGCGCTCTCACACATCTTGCAGATGGCGTGTCGACCCATGTCGTGCTGGTGCTGGTCCGCTCGCTCGGCTTTGAAGGCGAAAACGGCCGCTGGATCGCCGTCACCCGACGCCTGGAATGA
- the purB gene encoding adenylosuccinate lyase — translation MIPRYSRPEMVDIWSPEAKFRIWFEIEAHACDALAELGVIPKEAAKTIWEKGNAAKFDVARIDEIEAVTKHDVIAFLTHLAEIVGPDARFVHQGMTSSDVLDTCFNVQLVNATDLLLAEMDALLAAIKRRAFEHKDTVCIGRSHGIHAEPVTFGLKMAEAYAEFDRSRTRLINARAEIATCAISGAVGTFANIDPRVEEHVAKAMGLTAEPVSTQVIPRDRHAMYFATLGVVASSIERVATEIRHLQRTEVLEAEEYFSPGQKGSSAMPHKRNPVLTENLTGLSRLVRMAVTPAMENVALWHERDISHSSVERMIGPDTTVTLDFALHRLTGVIDKLMIYPERMMGNMDRLGGLVHSQRILLALTQAGSSREDAYRLVQRNAMKVWDSYQVSGDSSVDFLTELLADEDVRKYLSEADIRDRFDLGYHTKHVDVIFNRVFGES, via the coding sequence ATGATCCCGCGCTATTCCCGCCCTGAAATGGTCGACATCTGGTCGCCGGAAGCCAAGTTCCGCATCTGGTTCGAAATCGAGGCGCACGCCTGCGATGCGCTGGCCGAACTGGGCGTGATCCCCAAGGAAGCCGCAAAGACAATCTGGGAAAAGGGCAATGCGGCGAAATTCGACGTCGCCCGCATCGACGAGATCGAGGCTGTCACCAAGCATGACGTGATCGCCTTCCTGACCCATCTGGCCGAAATCGTCGGCCCCGACGCGCGGTTCGTGCATCAGGGCATGACATCGTCGGATGTGCTCGACACCTGCTTCAACGTGCAGCTGGTCAATGCCACCGACCTGTTGCTGGCCGAGATGGACGCGCTGCTGGCGGCAATCAAGCGCCGCGCATTCGAGCACAAGGACACCGTCTGCATCGGCCGCTCGCACGGCATTCACGCCGAGCCGGTCACCTTCGGGCTGAAGATGGCCGAGGCCTATGCCGAATTCGACCGCAGCCGCACCCGGCTGATCAATGCCCGCGCCGAGATCGCCACCTGCGCCATTTCCGGCGCTGTCGGCACCTTCGCCAATATCGACCCGCGGGTCGAGGAACATGTCGCCAAGGCAATGGGACTGACCGCCGAGCCGGTCTCCACCCAGGTGATCCCGCGTGACCGCCACGCGATGTATTTCGCCACGCTCGGCGTCGTCGCCTCCTCGATCGAGCGCGTCGCCACGGAAATCCGCCATCTGCAGCGCACCGAGGTGCTCGAAGCCGAAGAATATTTCTCTCCCGGCCAAAAGGGCTCGTCGGCAATGCCGCACAAGCGCAACCCGGTTCTGACCGAGAATCTCACCGGCCTGTCGCGGCTGGTGCGCATGGCGGTGACGCCGGCGATGGAAAATGTCGCGCTGTGGCATGAGCGCGATATCTCGCACTCCTCGGTCGAGCGCATGATCGGCCCCGATACCACCGTCACGCTCGACTTCGCGCTTCACCGCCTCACCGGCGTCATCGACAAGCTGATGATCTATCCTGAGCGGATGATGGGCAATATGGACCGTCTCGGCGGCCTTGTGCATTCCCAGCGCATCCTGCTGGCGCTGACCCAGGCCGGCTCGTCGCGCGAGGACGCCTATCGTCTGGTCCAGCGCAACGCCATGAAGGTCTGGGACAGCTACCAGGTCTCCGGTGATTCCAGCGTCGACTTTCTCACCGAGCTTCTGGCCGACGAGGATGTGCGCAAATACCTTTCCGAAGCCGACATTCGCGACCGCTTCGACCTTGGCTATCACACCAAACATGTCGATGTGATCTTCAATCGAGTGTTCGGCGAGAGCTAG
- a CDS encoding RBBP9/YdeN family alpha/beta hydrolase, with translation MKVADADILIVPGYTNSGPDHWQTRWQARLSTARRVEQDSWAKPVREDWTARFAECVNQSKRPVVVIAHSLGVATALQALPQCNRKIAGAFLVAPPEVANPGIRPRHLMTFGPYNEDPLPFPSIVVASRNDPFGSFEHAGDMANAWGSRLVDAGEAGHINAESGHGPWPEGIMVLARFLSRL, from the coding sequence ATGAAAGTTGCAGACGCCGACATCCTCATCGTTCCCGGCTACACCAATTCCGGACCCGACCACTGGCAGACCCGCTGGCAGGCGCGGCTGTCGACCGCGCGCCGGGTCGAACAGGATTCCTGGGCCAAGCCGGTGCGCGAAGACTGGACCGCCCGCTTTGCGGAATGCGTCAATCAATCCAAAAGACCGGTGGTGGTCATCGCCCATTCGCTGGGCGTCGCCACGGCCCTGCAGGCCTTGCCGCAATGCAACAGGAAAATTGCCGGCGCCTTTCTGGTTGCCCCTCCGGAAGTGGCCAATCCCGGCATCCGGCCCCGGCACCTGATGACCTTCGGCCCCTATAACGAGGACCCCTTGCCGTTCCCGTCGATCGTGGTGGCAAGCCGCAACGATCCTTTCGGCTCCTTCGAGCATGCCGGAGACATGGCCAATGCCTGGGGCTCCCGGCTGGTCGATGCCGGCGAGGCCGGGCATATCAATGCCGAATCAGGCCATGGCCCCTGGCCCGAAGGCATCATGGTGCTGGCCCGGTTCCTCTCCCGGCTCTAG
- a CDS encoding HpcH/HpaI aldolase family protein, whose protein sequence is MQLRDEIDQDKVLITAWSSSASADMAGALAGCGFDTVTVDMQHGAHDEASAFASAKAIFAAGKPAMLRIPVGRNDLASRALDMGFEAVIAPMINSVADADAFAKAMKYPPLGERSWGPTKALQMHRSHSPESYFAAANRETLALAMIETREAFAALDGILGNDGIDGIFVGPSDLSISWFNGAGVDPRNAELQDVLAEIGRRTREAGKFASIFAVDPSDVPGFARMGYRMAALNTDPGIFHAGAAVMLGKACA, encoded by the coding sequence ATGCAGTTGCGAGATGAAATCGATCAGGACAAGGTGTTGATCACGGCCTGGTCGTCATCGGCCTCGGCCGACATGGCGGGCGCGCTTGCCGGGTGTGGCTTCGACACGGTCACCGTCGACATGCAGCATGGCGCCCATGACGAGGCTTCGGCCTTTGCCTCGGCCAAGGCGATCTTTGCCGCGGGAAAGCCCGCGATGCTGCGCATTCCGGTGGGGCGCAATGATCTGGCCAGCCGGGCGCTCGACATGGGATTTGAAGCCGTCATCGCACCGATGATCAATTCGGTCGCCGACGCGGACGCCTTCGCGAAGGCGATGAAATATCCGCCATTGGGGGAGCGATCCTGGGGGCCGACGAAGGCGCTGCAGATGCACCGGTCGCATTCGCCGGAAAGCTATTTCGCAGCAGCCAACCGGGAGACCCTGGCGCTGGCGATGATCGAGACCCGCGAGGCGTTTGCGGCGCTTGACGGAATTCTCGGCAATGACGGGATCGACGGCATTTTTGTCGGGCCGTCCGACCTGTCGATATCCTGGTTCAATGGCGCAGGCGTTGACCCGCGCAATGCCGAACTGCAGGACGTGCTTGCCGAAATCGGCCGGCGTACCCGTGAAGCGGGCAAGTTTGCCTCCATCTTCGCGGTCGACCCGTCCGATGTGCCGGGTTTTGCCCGGATGGGCTACCGCATGGCGGCGCTCAACACCGATCCGGGTATCTTCCATGCCGGCGCAGCGGTAATGCTCGGCAAGGCGTGCGCCTGA
- a CDS encoding DUF1476 domain-containing protein gives MSNMKDRENAFENKFAHDAELKFKAEARRNKLLGLWAAELLGKTGDDAETYAKSVVMADFEEAGDEDVFRKVRADFDAGNVGQSDHQLRRKMDELLALAVEQIQAG, from the coding sequence ATGAGCAACATGAAAGATCGCGAAAACGCATTCGAGAACAAGTTTGCTCACGATGCGGAACTGAAGTTCAAGGCGGAAGCCCGCCGCAACAAGCTTTTGGGGCTCTGGGCCGCCGAATTGCTTGGCAAGACAGGCGACGATGCCGAGACCTATGCCAAGAGCGTGGTGATGGCCGATTTCGAAGAAGCCGGCGATGAGGATGTGTTCCGCAAGGTCCGTGCCGATTTCGACGCCGGCAATGTCGGCCAGTCCGACCACCAGCTGCGCCGCAAGATGGACGAGCTGCTGGCTCTCGCCGTCGAGCAGATCCAGGCCGGCTGA
- the purC gene encoding phosphoribosylaminoimidazolesuccinocarboxamide synthase, whose translation MTRRRRIYEGKAKILYEGPEPGTLIQFFKDDATAFNKKKHDVIDGKGVLNNRISEYIFSHLNRIGIPTHFIKRINMREQLIKEVEIIPLEVVVRNIAAGSLSKRLGIEEGTVLPRSIIEFYYKADALDDPMVSEEHVTAFGWASPQEIDDIMALAIRVNDFLTGLFLGVGIQLVDFKIECGRLFEGDMMRIVVADEISPDSCRLWDINTSEKFDKDVFRRDLGSLVEAYQEVARRLGIMNENEPNRPTGPVLVK comes from the coding sequence ATGACCCGTCGTCGCCGTATCTACGAAGGCAAGGCCAAGATCTTGTATGAAGGCCCCGAGCCCGGCACGCTGATCCAGTTTTTCAAGGACGACGCCACCGCGTTCAACAAGAAGAAGCACGATGTCATCGACGGCAAGGGCGTGCTCAACAACCGGATCTCCGAATACATCTTCTCGCATCTGAACCGGATCGGCATTCCGACCCACTTCATCAAGCGCATCAACATGCGCGAGCAATTGATCAAGGAAGTCGAGATCATCCCGCTCGAAGTTGTGGTCCGCAACATCGCAGCCGGCTCGCTGTCCAAGCGCCTCGGCATCGAGGAAGGCACGGTCCTGCCGCGCTCGATCATCGAATTCTACTACAAGGCCGATGCGCTCGACGACCCGATGGTCTCCGAAGAGCATGTTACAGCCTTTGGCTGGGCCAGCCCGCAGGAAATCGACGACATCATGGCCCTCGCCATCCGCGTCAACGATTTCCTCACCGGCCTGTTCCTCGGTGTCGGCATCCAGCTGGTCGATTTCAAGATCGAATGCGGCCGGCTGTTCGAGGGCGACATGATGCGCATCGTCGTTGCCGACGAGATTTCGCCCGATTCCTGCCGGCTCTGGGACATCAACACCAGCGAGAAGTTCGACAAGGATGTCTTCCGTCGCGATCTCGGCAGCTTGGTCGAAGCCTATCAGGAAGTCGCCCGCCGCCTCGGCATCATGAACGAGAATGAGCCGAACCGTCCCACCGGACCGGTTCTGGTCAAGTAA
- the purS gene encoding phosphoribosylformylglycinamidine synthase subunit PurS: MIKARVTVTLKNGVLDPQGKAIEHALGGLGFSGVDSVRQGKIFDVVLATSDRKEAEAEIKAMAAKLLANSVIEDFSVEVI; this comes from the coding sequence ATGATCAAGGCACGCGTCACGGTAACGCTGAAGAACGGCGTTCTCGACCCGCAGGGCAAGGCCATCGAGCACGCGCTCGGCGGCCTCGGCTTTTCCGGCGTCGATTCGGTCCGCCAGGGCAAGATCTTCGATGTGGTTCTGGCAACCTCCGACCGCAAGGAAGCCGAAGCCGAGATCAAGGCGATGGCGGCCAAACTGCTCGCCAATTCCGTGATCGAGGATTTTTCGGTCGAGGTGATCTGA
- the purQ gene encoding phosphoribosylformylglycinamidine synthase subunit PurQ, translating to MKAAVILLPGLNRDRDMIAALTTISGQAPLTIWQTETSIPDDVDLIVIPGGFSYGDYLRCGAIAARMPVMQAVREKAEKGTRVIGVCNGFQILLESGLLPGALMRNASLKFVCREVKLEVANANTVFTQGYAPGQIIRCPVAHHDGNYFTDAATLAEIEANDQVAFRYTPDTNPNGSVNNIAGIVNKAGNVLGLMPHPENLIEAAHGGTDGRALFEAALGLVEA from the coding sequence ATGAAAGCCGCAGTCATCCTGCTTCCCGGCCTCAACCGCGATCGCGACATGATCGCGGCCCTGACCACCATTTCCGGCCAGGCGCCGCTGACCATCTGGCAGACCGAGACCTCGATCCCCGATGATGTCGACCTGATCGTCATCCCGGGCGGTTTTTCCTATGGCGATTACCTGCGTTGCGGCGCCATTGCCGCCCGCATGCCGGTCATGCAGGCCGTGCGTGAAAAGGCCGAAAAAGGCACCCGCGTCATCGGTGTCTGCAACGGCTTCCAGATCCTGCTCGAAAGCGGTCTTCTGCCCGGCGCGCTGATGCGCAACGCATCTCTGAAATTTGTCTGCCGCGAAGTGAAGCTCGAAGTCGCCAATGCCAATACGGTGTTCACGCAAGGCTATGCGCCCGGCCAGATCATCCGCTGCCCGGTGGCCCATCACGACGGCAACTACTTCACAGATGCCGCCACCCTTGCCGAGATCGAAGCCAACGACCAGGTCGCCTTCCGCTATACGCCGGACACCAATCCCAACGGCTCGGTCAACAACATCGCCGGCATCGTCAACAAGGCCGGCAATGTGCTCGGCCTGATGCCGCATCCGGAAAACCTGATCGAGGCTGCCCATGGCGGCACCGACGGGCGCGCCCTGTTCGAAGCGGCGCTGGGGCTTGTCGAAGCCTGA